A part of Gemmobacter sp. 24YEA27 genomic DNA contains:
- a CDS encoding SDR family oxidoreductase, producing MLCPDLFAGQTVCVSGGTSGIGLAIAEAFARLGAEVIAMGSSAAKIGRLNATPPVAGMRFARLDVTDRKAVAGAFDGFSRLDILVNAAGIARPDKEYETDTFLEVMEVNLNSVMGLSMAARPLLARQGGSIINTASMLSYLTDTAVPAYGASKAGVLGLTRHLAHAFAAEGIRVNAVTPGYIATEMTTGLQEDAGLTGRILHRCAIKRWGRAEDIIGAALFLAAPAAAYVTGTEIAVDGGFVSGGF from the coding sequence ATCCTTTGCCCCGATCTTTTTGCCGGCCAGACAGTCTGCGTTTCCGGCGGCACCAGTGGCATTGGCCTCGCCATCGCTGAGGCCTTTGCCCGCCTCGGCGCAGAGGTCATCGCTATGGGCAGTTCTGCGGCCAAGATCGGGCGGCTGAATGCCACGCCGCCCGTCGCAGGGATGCGCTTCGCCCGCCTCGATGTGACGGATCGCAAAGCGGTGGCGGGCGCTTTCGACGGGTTCAGCCGTCTCGATATTCTGGTCAATGCCGCCGGGATTGCGCGGCCCGACAAGGAATATGAAACCGACACCTTCCTTGAAGTCATGGAAGTCAACCTTAACAGCGTCATGGGGCTGAGCATGGCGGCACGCCCCCTGCTGGCACGCCAGGGCGGCTCGATCATCAACACGGCTTCGATGCTCAGCTATCTGACCGATACGGCGGTGCCGGCCTATGGCGCGAGCAAGGCCGGCGTTCTGGGGCTGACCCGCCACCTCGCCCATGCTTTTGCCGCCGAGGGGATCCGGGTGAACGCGGTCACGCCGGGCTATATCGCGACCGAGATGACAACCGGCCTCCAGGAGGATGCCGGTCTGACCGGGCGTATTCTGCACCGCTGTGCCATCAAACGCTGGGGCCGGGCTGAAGACATCATCGGGGCCGCATTGTTCCTCGCCGCTCCGGCGGCGGCCTATGTCACCGGCACCGAGATCGCGGTTGATGGCGGTTTTGTGAGCGGCGGGTTCTGA
- a CDS encoding MATE family efflux transporter, translating into MTAATATIERDPRTQRLLEAPILPLLVRMALPNVLIMLAQASTGLIETFWVSKLGTDALAGMALVFPVVMLMTMISAGAVGGAVSSSIARALGSGRRADADALVLHAVVVNLGIGLAFSALFLIWGRPIFTALGGRGAELEAAIIYSNVVFAGNVFTWLMNGLGSVIRGAGNMLVPALVSVLGVVFLIPVSPLLIFGFGPIPAMGIAGGGLALVLYYAVGAAILGLYIASGRNPARFRWLPLQARHFAGILKIGALSSVQSVISNVVIAGSTAIIALRLGVEAVAGFGTGIRLEYLLIPMVFGIGAPMVALVGTNAAAGLEARARQIALTGAVLAFAVTEAVGLIAAAFPVAWLTLFSAEAEMIEAGRAYLQIVGPFYGFFGLGLVLYFAAQGQQRLTMPLVAGIVRLVIALGGGWLALEWTGDIRALYLALGLGLLAYGLIMLGSVLRR; encoded by the coding sequence ATGACCGCCGCCACTGCCACGATTGAACGCGACCCGCGCACGCAGCGTCTGCTGGAGGCACCGATCCTGCCGCTGTTGGTGCGGATGGCCTTGCCTAATGTGCTGATCATGCTGGCGCAGGCCTCGACCGGGCTGATCGAGACCTTCTGGGTCTCGAAACTCGGCACCGATGCGCTGGCGGGTATGGCGCTGGTCTTTCCGGTGGTCATGCTGATGACGATGATTTCAGCCGGGGCGGTGGGCGGGGCGGTCTCCTCCTCGATCGCCCGTGCGCTCGGGTCCGGACGCAGGGCCGATGCCGATGCGCTGGTGCTGCACGCCGTGGTGGTCAATCTGGGGATTGGCCTTGCGTTCTCGGCGCTGTTCCTGATCTGGGGCCGCCCGATCTTCACCGCGCTTGGCGGGCGCGGCGCCGAGCTGGAAGCCGCGATCATCTATTCCAACGTGGTCTTTGCCGGGAATGTCTTCACCTGGCTGATGAACGGCCTGGGCAGTGTGATCCGTGGTGCGGGCAATATGCTGGTGCCCGCGCTCGTCTCGGTGCTCGGGGTGGTTTTCCTGATCCCGGTCTCGCCGCTGCTGATCTTCGGCTTCGGACCGATCCCGGCGATGGGCATTGCGGGCGGCGGTCTGGCGCTGGTCCTGTACTACGCGGTGGGGGCGGCCATTCTGGGCCTTTACATCGCATCTGGCCGCAACCCCGCGCGCTTTCGCTGGCTGCCGCTGCAAGCACGGCATTTTGCCGGGATACTGAAGATCGGTGCGCTGTCTTCGGTACAGTCGGTGATCAGCAATGTTGTCATCGCGGGCAGCACGGCGATCATCGCGCTGCGGCTGGGGGTCGAAGCGGTGGCGGGCTTCGGCACCGGCATCCGGCTGGAATATCTGCTGATCCCGATGGTCTTCGGCATCGGTGCCCCGATGGTGGCGCTGGTCGGCACCAATGCCGCCGCCGGCCTGGAGGCCCGGGCGCGCCAGATCGCGCTGACCGGCGCGGTGCTGGCCTTTGCCGTAACCGAAGCGGTGGGCCTGATCGCGGCCGCCTTTCCGGTGGCCTGGCTGACGCTGTTCAGCGCCGAGGCTGAGATGATTGAAGCCGGCCGCGCCTATCTGCAGATCGTGGGACCGTTTTACGGTTTCTTCGGCCTCGGGCTGGTGCTTTACTTCGCGGCGCAGGGTCAGCAACGGCTGACAATGCCGCTGGTGGCGGGGATTGTCCGGCTTGTGATCGCGCTTGGCGGTGGCTGGCTGGCGCTGGAATGGACCGGCGACATCCGCGCGCTTTATCTGGCGTTGGGGCTCGGGCTTTTGGCCTATGGCCTGATCATGCTCGGGTCGGTGTTGCGGCGATAG
- the arsH gene encoding arsenical resistance protein ArsH produces MTDLPNLTDAARVPLAGDLLAPSRSAHPPRILLLYGSLRARSYSRFLTQEAGRLLQYFGCETRIFDPKGLPLPDETGADHPKVQELRDLYLWSEGQVWTSPERHGAMTGVMKSQIDWIPLSMGAIRPTQGRTLAVMQVSGGSQSFNALNQMRILGRWMRMLTIPNQSSVAKAYDEFDEAGRMRQSPYYDRVVDVMEELVKFTLLTRDISAVLTDRYSERKEAAQALEARLRLDEAVR; encoded by the coding sequence GTGACCGATCTCCCGAACCTCACCGATGCCGCGCGCGTTCCTCTGGCAGGCGATCTGCTCGCCCCCTCGCGGTCGGCGCATCCGCCACGGATCCTGCTGCTCTACGGCTCTCTCCGCGCGCGGTCCTATAGCAGGTTCCTGACGCAGGAGGCCGGGAGGCTGCTGCAATATTTCGGCTGCGAGACGCGCATTTTCGACCCCAAAGGCCTGCCATTGCCGGACGAGACCGGCGCCGATCATCCGAAGGTGCAGGAGCTGCGCGACCTCTACCTCTGGTCTGAAGGCCAGGTCTGGACCAGTCCCGAACGCCACGGGGCCATGACCGGGGTGATGAAAAGCCAGATCGACTGGATCCCGCTCTCCATGGGCGCGATCCGACCGACCCAGGGGAGGACCCTGGCGGTCATGCAGGTCTCGGGCGGGTCGCAAAGCTTCAATGCCCTGAATCAGATGCGTATTCTTGGCCGCTGGATGCGGATGCTGACCATCCCGAACCAGTCCTCGGTTGCGAAGGCCTATGACGAATTCGACGAGGCCGGCCGGATGCGACAATCGCCCTATTATGACCGCGTGGTCGATGTGATGGAGGAGCTGGTGAAATTCACGCTTCTGACCCGCGACATCTCCGCCGTGCTGACCGATCGCTACAGTGAACGCAAAGAGGCCGCCCAAGCTCTGGAAGCCCGGCTTCGACTGGACGAGGCTGTACGATGA
- a CDS encoding FGGY-family carbohydrate kinase: protein MGLSLQHDRGDLLRAAFEGVAYGLRVALDELRRMTPIGPSLVAVGGGARSAFWRQIFADTLEIDVVKTAVDQEAATLGAAAIAFHALKIWSDFSPIRAIHAEASRHSPRPAHRPVYQAGLAAYRLAATQQYDLSHSLARYRQGCV from the coding sequence TGCGTGCCGCGTTCGAAGGGGTCGCCTATGGCCTTCGGGTGGCGCTGGACGAATTGCGCCGCATGACCCCCATCGGCCCGTCCCTGGTGGCGGTTGGCGGTGGCGCCCGCAGCGCGTTCTGGCGCCAGATCTTTGCGGATACTCTTGAGATAGATGTGGTCAAGACCGCGGTTGACCAAGAGGCCGCAACGCTGGGCGCCGCCGCCATCGCCTTCCATGCGCTGAAGATCTGGTCCGACTTCTCGCCGATCCGCGCGATCCATGCCGAAGCATCGCGGCACAGCCCGCGCCCCGCACATCGCCCGGTCTATCAGGCCGGGCTGGCCGCCTATCGCCTGGCCGCAACGCAGCAATATGACCTCTCGCACTCTCTGGCGCGCTATCGCCAGGGCTGCGTCTGA
- a CDS encoding MFS transporter, giving the protein MTLAAPALPLRRWPVITALGIVQIFAWGSSYYLMAPLAGPIVADTGWPLPWVIGALSFGLLVAGLASPRVGTAIARHGGRPVLAGGMMLLSAGLLVLAAAPNLPVFCLGWVIIGLGMSAGLYDPAFATLGRLYGRDARSAITALTLWGGFASAVCWPISAWAVGQFGWRGTAAGYGLLHLTICLPLIWRMIPQEMKGPPMGKGQATAQIALSRPERRSFRILTRIFTLAAIIAAVVSVHLLTLLEARGVSTAAAVAMGALIGPAQVASRLVETASGGKHHPRWTLLMAAVLFTAGVALLASGFGFSGLALMLYGGGNGLFSIARGALPMALFGPDRYPALMGRMARPALTAQAAAPVAGAFAIQFLGANTVLFLLMVLAGSALVLAISVAVAVSVVRPG; this is encoded by the coding sequence ATGACCCTTGCCGCACCGGCCTTGCCCCTGCGGCGCTGGCCAGTGATCACCGCGCTCGGCATCGTGCAGATCTTTGCCTGGGGCAGCAGCTACTATCTGATGGCTCCGCTGGCCGGCCCCATTGTGGCCGATACCGGCTGGCCGCTCCCCTGGGTGATCGGAGCCCTGTCGTTCGGGTTGCTTGTGGCAGGGCTGGCTTCGCCCCGCGTTGGCACGGCCATTGCACGACATGGCGGCAGGCCGGTGCTTGCCGGCGGAATGATGCTGCTGTCGGCAGGTCTTCTTGTGCTGGCGGCGGCTCCGAACCTGCCGGTGTTCTGCCTTGGCTGGGTCATCATCGGCCTCGGTATGTCGGCAGGGCTCTATGATCCGGCCTTCGCAACGCTGGGACGTCTTTATGGTCGCGACGCCCGATCTGCGATCACCGCGCTGACCCTTTGGGGCGGGTTTGCCAGCGCGGTTTGCTGGCCGATCTCGGCCTGGGCGGTCGGGCAGTTCGGCTGGCGCGGCACCGCCGCCGGCTACGGATTGCTGCATCTGACGATCTGCCTGCCGCTGATCTGGCGCATGATCCCGCAGGAGATGAAAGGACCACCGATGGGCAAGGGGCAGGCGACGGCGCAGATAGCGCTTTCGCGGCCCGAGAGGCGCAGTTTCCGGATCCTGACGAGAATCTTCACCCTGGCCGCGATCATTGCGGCTGTGGTGTCTGTCCATCTCCTGACCCTGCTGGAGGCCCGTGGCGTGTCAACTGCTGCGGCGGTCGCGATGGGCGCGCTGATCGGTCCGGCACAGGTCGCCTCGCGCCTGGTGGAGACCGCGAGCGGTGGCAAACATCACCCCAGATGGACCCTGCTGATGGCGGCTGTCCTCTTTACTGCGGGTGTGGCTCTGCTGGCCTCCGGCTTTGGCTTTTCGGGCCTCGCGCTCATGCTTTATGGCGGCGGCAACGGCCTGTTCTCAATCGCCCGTGGGGCGCTGCCCATGGCGCTGTTCGGACCCGATCGATATCCCGCCCTGATGGGGCGCATGGCACGGCCAGCCCTGACTGCCCAGGCAGCAGCCCCTGTGGCCGGGGCTTTCGCAATACAGTTTCTGGGGGCGAACACAGTGCTTTTTCTGCTCATGGTTCTCGCGGGATCAGCATTGGTGCTGGCCATCTCCGTCGCCGTCGCCGTCTCCGTTGTGCGGCCAGGGTGA
- a CDS encoding TetR/AcrR family transcriptional regulator, with protein MRVSRAQAEENHQAVINAASKLFREHGFDSIGLKDLMKGAGLTQGGFYKQFASKEDLIGQASARAMEMATRRWSDVVAENPDAPLEAVTAFYLSPEHLNRKGEGCPFVALGADAARHGPEVRAQFEVGVREHLRMLTEMTGSAGENRPSDKAMAVLSLMVGALTLSRAVNDDALAHALLEAAARQVREIAAG; from the coding sequence ATGAGAGTGAGCCGTGCGCAGGCGGAAGAGAACCATCAGGCCGTGATCAACGCGGCCAGCAAGCTGTTTCGCGAACATGGTTTCGATAGCATCGGGCTCAAGGATCTGATGAAGGGCGCTGGCCTGACACAGGGCGGTTTTTACAAACAGTTTGCCTCGAAAGAGGATCTGATCGGGCAGGCCTCCGCGCGCGCAATGGAAATGGCGACACGGCGCTGGTCGGACGTGGTTGCCGAAAACCCCGATGCGCCGCTTGAGGCTGTCACCGCCTTTTATCTTTCGCCCGAACATCTGAACAGGAAGGGGGAAGGCTGCCCCTTTGTCGCTTTGGGGGCCGATGCTGCCCGTCACGGACCAGAGGTCAGAGCGCAGTTCGAGGTCGGCGTGCGGGAGCATCTTCGGATGCTGACGGAGATGACCGGGTCTGCCGGCGAAAACCGGCCCTCGGACAAGGCGATGGCCGTGCTGTCGCTGATGGTGGGCGCGCTGACGCTCTCGCGGGCGGTGAATGACGATGCCCTGGCACATGCACTGCTGGAAGCCGCAGCGAGACAGGTTCGTGAAATCGCGGCAGGGTAG
- a CDS encoding zinc-binding dehydrogenase has translation MADEMIAWTWQSQGQPTGLKQESRALPVPGPGEVLLQNLSIGLNPVDWKMIEWGHPLWSPGHVPGVDGCGILLAAGAGVQLPAVMRYAYHQGLGQNGSFASHIVIRADALMAVPQGVDDAQAAALPCPGLTAWQALEKLPGTGGRDVLVCGGGGAVGLILCQLALRLGWRVWATASLSHHPALLSLGVSGVFDYHDPDWQQQLTAALGPRRLHAAFDTVSGTHARILAPLIGYNGHLICIQDRQESAPLSAFSTALSLHEVALNSIHQHGCREDLRLLRQAGTRLFSLVEQGSLELPPISVSGFSTLPDVLAEVRQGILRGKQVVLL, from the coding sequence TTGGCCGATGAGATGATTGCCTGGACATGGCAGAGCCAGGGGCAGCCCACAGGGCTGAAGCAGGAAAGCCGCGCGCTGCCCGTTCCCGGGCCCGGCGAGGTTTTGCTGCAAAACCTGTCGATCGGGCTGAACCCGGTCGACTGGAAGATGATCGAATGGGGGCACCCGCTCTGGAGCCCCGGGCATGTTCCGGGGGTTGATGGCTGTGGCATATTGCTTGCCGCCGGGGCAGGGGTGCAGCTGCCTGCGGTTATGCGTTACGCCTATCATCAGGGCCTTGGGCAGAATGGCAGCTTTGCCAGCCATATCGTGATCCGCGCGGATGCCCTTATGGCAGTCCCGCAGGGTGTGGATGATGCGCAAGCCGCCGCATTGCCCTGTCCGGGCCTGACCGCCTGGCAGGCCCTGGAAAAACTGCCCGGCACCGGAGGGCGCGATGTGCTGGTCTGTGGCGGCGGTGGCGCGGTCGGGCTGATCCTTTGCCAGCTGGCCCTGAGGCTGGGCTGGCGTGTCTGGGCAACTGCCTCTCTCTCGCATCACCCGGCATTGTTGTCCCTCGGGGTCAGCGGGGTTTTCGACTATCATGATCCGGACTGGCAGCAGCAGCTGACGGCCGCCCTCGGCCCACGCCGTCTTCATGCGGCTTTCGACACGGTCAGCGGCACTCATGCCCGCATACTGGCGCCGCTGATCGGCTATAACGGCCACCTGATCTGCATCCAGGACCGGCAGGAAAGCGCGCCGCTGTCCGCATTTTCTACCGCTCTGTCCCTGCACGAAGTGGCGCTGAACAGCATCCACCAACATGGATGCCGCGAGGATCTGCGGCTGCTGCGTCAGGCCGGGACCCGGCTTTTCAGCCTGGTTGAGCAGGGATCGCTGGAGCTGCCTCCGATAAGCGTATCCGGATTTTCCACATTGCCGGACGTGCTTGCAGAGGTCCGGCAAGGTATCCTGCGCGGCAAACAAGTGGTTCTGCTCTGA
- the fabF gene encoding beta-ketoacyl-ACP synthase II yields MRRIVITGMGAVSPLGTGTELAWQRLLAGGSGLRLLPDAVSADLGCRIAAPVPGSAEDPEGGFDPDSTVAPKDQRRMDRFILFAMAAADEAVAQAGWIPATDEQRHRTATIIATGIGGFHAIVDAVATVADRGPRRLSPFTVPSFLANLAAGQVSIRYGFKGPLGAPVTACAAGVQAIGDAARMIRAGEIDVALCGGAEACIDRTALGGFAAARALSTGWNETPALASRPFDRARDGFVMGEGAGILVIEALDHALARGAQPIAEIVGYGTTSDAWHITAGPEDGDGARRAMEIALAQAGIAPGAVGHLNAHATSTPVGDLGELAAIRTLFAGLPGPAISATKSATGHLLGAAGGLEAIFTALALRDQIAPPTRNLTDPDPAAGGLDIVGVTARSLHTDYALSNGFGFGGVNASLALRRWAAQ; encoded by the coding sequence ATGCGCAGAATCGTGATTACAGGTATGGGCGCCGTCAGCCCGCTCGGCACCGGCACAGAGCTGGCCTGGCAACGCCTGCTGGCGGGCGGCTCAGGTCTGCGCCTTCTGCCGGATGCGGTCAGTGCCGATCTGGGATGCAGGATCGCGGCGCCGGTTCCCGGATCCGCCGAGGATCCGGAAGGTGGTTTTGACCCCGACAGTACTGTCGCGCCCAAGGACCAGCGGCGGATGGATCGCTTCATCCTTTTCGCCATGGCGGCAGCCGATGAGGCCGTGGCACAGGCGGGGTGGATCCCTGCAACCGATGAACAACGTCACCGCACAGCCACGATCATCGCGACCGGGATCGGCGGGTTCCACGCCATCGTTGACGCCGTGGCGACGGTGGCGGACCGGGGTCCGCGCCGCCTGTCGCCCTTCACGGTGCCTTCCTTCCTTGCGAACCTTGCCGCAGGTCAGGTGTCGATCCGGTACGGATTCAAGGGGCCGCTTGGCGCGCCGGTCACCGCCTGCGCGGCGGGGGTGCAGGCCATTGGCGATGCCGCCCGCATGATCCGCGCGGGCGAGATCGACGTCGCGCTTTGCGGCGGGGCCGAGGCCTGTATCGATCGCACGGCGCTTGGCGGATTCGCCGCGGCCCGCGCGCTGTCGACCGGCTGGAATGAGACGCCCGCGCTGGCCTCCCGCCCGTTTGACCGGGCACGCGACGGATTCGTGATGGGCGAAGGCGCGGGCATCCTGGTGATCGAGGCGCTGGACCACGCCCTCGCGCGCGGTGCGCAACCGATTGCCGAGATCGTCGGTTATGGTACCACATCAGACGCATGGCACATCACCGCAGGCCCCGAGGATGGCGACGGCGCGCGCCGCGCGATGGAGATTGCGCTGGCCCAGGCCGGGATTGCGCCGGGTGCGGTCGGCCATCTGAACGCCCATGCCACATCAACCCCGGTCGGTGATCTGGGCGAGCTGGCGGCGATCCGGACCCTGTTCGCCGGTCTGCCAGGCCCGGCGATCAGCGCAACCAAATCGGCGACCGGCCATCTTCTGGGGGCGGCAGGCGGGCTGGAGGCGATTTTCACCGCACTCGCGCTGCGCGACCAGATCGCGCCGCCGACACGCAATCTGACCGATCCGGACCCGGCGGCCGGGGGGCTGGATATTGTCGGCGTCACGGCCCGCAGCCTTCATACCGACTACGCCCTGTCTAACGGCTTTGGCTTTGGGGGCGTCAATGCAAGCCTTGCCCTGCGCCGCTGGGCAGCGCAGTGA